A stretch of Geomonas oryzisoli DNA encodes these proteins:
- the lpxC gene encoding UDP-3-O-acyl-N-acetylglucosamine deacetylase codes for MIFQQTLGNKVTFSGIGLHTGKTITITLRPAEPGTGVVFHRVDLTPAVSIEAHASNVVNTRLSTTIGRGEVSVSTIEHLMAALYGCGIDNAHVDINGPEVPIMDGSAAPFVAAIVKAGIKESKKPRKYLVIKKPVSVTEGDKKASIIPSRHYKISFDMQFAHPAVMKQHRSLEFSQSSFTDEFAAARTFCFLAEVEMMKAHGLALGGSLENAVVIGDQGVLNPEGLRFQDEFVRHKILDSVGDLSLAGHRLIGHVKATKSGHDLNHKLVMELLKRPDCYTLIEFTPQAFNAPFNIALPELAWLEA; via the coding sequence ATGATATTCCAGCAGACATTGGGCAACAAGGTAACCTTCAGCGGCATCGGCCTGCACACCGGCAAGACGATCACCATCACGCTGCGTCCGGCTGAGCCCGGCACCGGCGTCGTCTTCCACAGGGTTGACCTCACCCCGGCTGTCTCCATCGAAGCGCACGCCAGCAACGTGGTCAACACCAGGCTCTCCACCACCATCGGCCGCGGCGAAGTAAGCGTCTCCACCATAGAGCACCTCATGGCGGCCCTGTACGGCTGCGGCATCGACAACGCGCACGTCGACATCAACGGCCCCGAGGTCCCGATCATGGACGGCAGCGCCGCCCCCTTCGTGGCCGCCATCGTCAAGGCCGGCATCAAGGAATCCAAGAAGCCGCGCAAGTACCTGGTGATCAAGAAGCCGGTTTCCGTGACCGAAGGGGACAAGAAAGCCTCCATCATCCCGTCGCGCCACTACAAGATCTCGTTCGACATGCAGTTCGCCCACCCGGCGGTGATGAAACAGCACCGCTCGCTGGAGTTCAGCCAGTCGAGCTTCACCGACGAGTTTGCCGCCGCCCGCACCTTCTGCTTCCTCGCCGAGGTGGAGATGATGAAGGCCCACGGCCTGGCCCTGGGGGGCTCCCTGGAGAACGCCGTCGTCATCGGCGACCAGGGCGTGTTGAACCCGGAGGGGCTCAGGTTCCAGGACGAGTTCGTACGCCACAAGATCCTCGACTCGGTGGGCGACCTCTCCCTCGCCGGTCACCGCCTGATCGGGCACGTGAAGGCCACCAAGTCCGGCCACGACCTGAACCACAAGCTGGTCATGGAGCTCCTGAAGCGCCCGGACTGCTACACCCTGATCGAGTTCACCCCGCAGGCGTTCAACGCCCCGTTCAACATCGCTCTGCCCGAGCTGGCCTGGCTGGAGGCTTAG
- a CDS encoding sensor histidine kinase, whose product MPMSDPKGGLPPHSQGAELPAGEIRKRKREAIIVCVSLLSIVLLTYLEIHLSRLSSEVPMGSNIVIFAIINVIILLIILLVYLVFRNITKLFLERRKNTPGAKLRTKLVLAFVTLSLVPTMLLFFVSAGFITNSIQNWFNKQVETSLNESMEVAQVYYKTSAANALYYGDQISEAIKERKLLNEENLPQLKALVRQKQKEYNLGVVEVFSAQREELFRAGNPKLPLGEFTNPSSEDINVGLAGQKLTRVNAIGKADLIRGIVPIRSNFNNNDVVGVIVVNYYVPYSLVSKMREISASYHEFRQLKIMKHPIATGYILTLFLITMVIVFLAVWFGVYLARSLTIPIQELAEATRQVAEGNLDVHLGEGGGDEIGMLIASFNRMTEDLRENQLALQHTNEELQKSNLELEQRRRYMEAVLANVTAGIISVDKDGLLTTVNKSAEKLLLINSDKVTGKNFREVLQVEHLDIVKGLLRDMVLDKHDAIVRQVTIPMRDGELTLLTNLTVLKDENDAFMGMVVVLDDLTSLIKAQRMAAWREVARRIAHEIKNPLTPIQLSAQRLRKRYLARFEGEEEVFDQCTNMIIKSVDELKGLVNEFSNFARMPASVPKPNDLNDILKEALTLYVEAHRHIRFTLNTDEQMPHIMLDRDQIKRVVINLLDNAVAAIEGEGEIELATRYDSTLKMATFTVSDTGHGIAAEDRPRLFEPYFSRKKSGTGLGLAIVNTIISDHHGFIRAKENHPKGSRFIIELPADA is encoded by the coding sequence ATGCCGATGTCCGACCCAAAAGGGGGCCTTCCCCCGCACAGCCAGGGTGCCGAACTCCCCGCCGGAGAGATCCGAAAGCGCAAGCGCGAGGCGATCATCGTCTGCGTGTCGCTGCTCTCGATCGTGCTCCTCACCTACCTCGAGATCCACCTGTCGCGCCTCTCTTCCGAGGTGCCGATGGGGAGCAACATCGTCATCTTCGCCATCATCAACGTCATCATCCTGCTCATCATCCTGCTGGTCTATCTGGTGTTCAGGAACATCACCAAGCTCTTCCTGGAACGGCGCAAGAACACGCCCGGGGCGAAGCTGCGCACCAAGCTGGTGCTCGCCTTCGTCACCCTGTCGCTGGTGCCGACCATGCTGCTGTTCTTCGTTTCCGCCGGGTTCATCACCAACAGCATCCAGAACTGGTTCAACAAGCAGGTGGAAACCTCCCTGAACGAATCGATGGAGGTGGCGCAGGTCTACTACAAGACCTCGGCCGCCAACGCGCTCTACTACGGCGACCAGATCAGCGAGGCCATCAAGGAAAGAAAGCTCCTCAACGAGGAGAACCTCCCCCAGTTGAAGGCCCTGGTGCGCCAGAAGCAGAAGGAGTACAACCTCGGCGTGGTCGAGGTCTTCTCGGCCCAGCGCGAGGAACTATTCCGCGCCGGCAACCCGAAGCTCCCGCTGGGCGAGTTCACCAACCCCTCCTCCGAGGACATCAACGTGGGGCTCGCCGGCCAGAAGCTGACCCGGGTCAACGCCATCGGCAAGGCCGACCTGATCCGCGGCATCGTGCCGATCCGGAGCAACTTCAACAACAACGACGTGGTCGGGGTCATCGTGGTCAACTACTACGTCCCCTACTCCCTGGTTTCGAAGATGAGGGAGATCTCGGCCTCCTACCACGAGTTCCGCCAGTTGAAGATCATGAAGCACCCGATCGCCACGGGGTACATCCTGACCCTGTTCCTGATCACCATGGTGATCGTCTTCCTCGCCGTCTGGTTCGGGGTCTACCTGGCCCGCAGCCTCACCATCCCGATCCAGGAACTGGCCGAGGCGACCCGCCAGGTGGCCGAGGGGAACCTGGACGTGCACCTGGGCGAGGGGGGCGGCGACGAGATCGGCATGCTGATCGCCTCGTTCAACCGGATGACGGAGGACCTGCGCGAAAACCAGCTCGCCCTGCAGCACACCAACGAGGAACTGCAGAAGAGCAACCTGGAACTGGAGCAACGGCGTCGCTACATGGAGGCGGTACTGGCCAACGTCACCGCCGGCATCATCTCGGTGGACAAGGACGGCCTGCTCACCACGGTGAACAAGTCCGCCGAGAAGCTCCTTTTGATCAACAGCGACAAGGTCACCGGGAAGAACTTCCGCGAGGTGCTGCAGGTCGAGCACCTGGACATCGTCAAGGGGCTTCTGCGCGACATGGTGCTCGACAAGCACGACGCCATCGTGCGCCAGGTAACCATCCCGATGCGCGACGGCGAGCTCACCCTGCTCACCAACCTGACCGTCCTCAAGGACGAGAACGACGCCTTCATGGGAATGGTGGTGGTGCTGGACGACCTCACCTCGCTGATCAAGGCCCAGAGGATGGCGGCCTGGCGCGAGGTCGCCAGAAGGATCGCCCACGAAATCAAGAACCCGCTTACCCCGATCCAGCTCTCGGCGCAGCGACTGAGAAAGCGCTACCTCGCCCGCTTCGAGGGTGAGGAAGAGGTCTTCGACCAGTGCACCAACATGATCATCAAATCGGTGGATGAACTGAAAGGGCTGGTGAACGAGTTCTCCAACTTCGCCCGGATGCCCGCCTCGGTCCCCAAGCCCAACGACCTGAACGACATCCTCAAGGAGGCGCTCACCCTCTACGTCGAGGCGCACCGCCATATCCGCTTCACCCTGAACACCGACGAGCAGATGCCACACATCATGCTGGACCGGGATCAGATCAAACGGGTGGTGATCAACCTTTTGGACAACGCGGTGGCCGCCATCGAGGGGGAGGGAGAGATCGAGCTCGCCACCCGCTACGACAGCACCCTCAAGATGGCCACCTTCACCGTATCCGACACCGGCCACGGCATCGCCGCAGAGGACCGCCCCCGGCTTTTCGAGCCGTACTTCTCCAGGAAGAAGAGCGGCACCGGCCTGGGCCTCGCCATCGTCAACACCATCATCTCCGACCACCACGGCTTCATCCGCGCCAAGGAGAACCACCCCAAGGGGAGCCGCTTCATCATCGAGCTACCCGCCGACGCCTGA
- a CDS encoding DUF3971 domain-containing protein, which yields MPLKKIRAWLLPLLATILTVVILGASLLPRLLDLDTYKADILAQVKSSLKRDLQYQTGAFTMRLTPAFTFTGVTIKEKDGSTDFATADRLTVKIAILPLLRREIVLSRIELERPTLRLWRDRQGVFNIADLLTPSSGEAPGIHGVQLKKAQIRFTDYAFSEQPVITELSDTDLSLSRITRGRDCDFKLNGQLASGRSKVPIHLSGVAGIPAAGVSFASMPVHGKIKTGPIDVGHFWPYYSRFVPFRSLSGQLELEASLKGHLNAFKGKTEFHFTRMNLDYPKVFHARLTPKSFKGSCSLELTNRDLEIDHVKVDLDGFKVNGKVKLSDLHSGDLRITASAGSNSFNLRDYRQYIPYGIIVDGTAQFIEQKITGGVYRLDQGRLDGRVSQILHMERGQNYNVLYIKANVEDGVVNYGSGIPVFTGVKGQLELSGKDFILKGMTGRFGSSPLSLEGRITDYPLDHPSQYPFTAKVQPRQPEVVWLLGKGIGSFTTNSILNLKGEGGTALYRLSGDSDLATAAYSFKDLVAKPAGRTNSVSFSMDFDKEQFRITSLHYQLPPASLSATAVSRYDGPVTFDIRTNQFQSTEVGQLVPMVKKYHPTGLVQLLLHAAGPDMDRLTWSGNVGLSGVTLNPGDKIKPLTGVNGTVKVNGETFETSQLQVRLGSTSISGRGVLTGLQNPSWQMTFSSPSVDPADIGFATGGAAVRVERVTGNLTYQKDNLQIASLSGSLGKTSLQVKGSVKDLQHPLAELVVSAPYLNPDDLMPLFGGPGGDGHLTVRAHVTATEGKLKDFPFQHLKTSVFYENRVLQLLPFEFSSFEGEVTGRLYSDLVAPARHTLSCSVQKVSAAALLHSLGVKKQEVTGAMSLQGDLSVRGESAADFRRSLQGNVKLRIERGSIRKFSTLSKIFSILNVSQLFKGQLPDMVSGGMPFNKITGDIAFSNGVAMTQNLFVDSNAMNISAVGKVDLVKNELDLNVGVQPLQTVDKVVSKIPIFGWILTGKDKSLITTYFEAKGRIEDPQVTAVPVKSLAKGVFNIFKRVFELPARLITDTGEVIGR from the coding sequence ATGCCGCTTAAGAAAATACGGGCCTGGCTTTTGCCGCTTTTGGCCACCATACTGACCGTCGTCATCCTGGGGGCGAGCCTGCTCCCCCGCCTGCTCGACCTCGACACCTACAAGGCCGACATCCTGGCGCAGGTGAAAAGTTCGCTGAAACGGGACCTGCAGTACCAGACCGGCGCATTCACCATGCGGCTCACCCCCGCCTTCACCTTCACCGGCGTGACCATCAAGGAGAAGGACGGCAGCACCGACTTCGCCACCGCCGACCGGCTCACGGTCAAAATCGCCATCCTCCCGCTCCTGCGTCGTGAAATCGTGCTCTCCCGGATCGAATTGGAGCGCCCCACGCTCAGGCTGTGGCGCGACCGCCAGGGTGTCTTCAACATCGCCGACCTCCTCACCCCCAGCAGCGGCGAAGCCCCGGGGATTCACGGCGTCCAGCTCAAAAAGGCCCAGATCCGCTTCACCGACTACGCCTTCTCGGAACAGCCGGTGATCACCGAACTGTCCGACACCGACCTGTCGCTGAGCCGGATCACCCGCGGCAGGGATTGCGACTTCAAACTGAACGGCCAGCTTGCCTCGGGCAGGAGCAAGGTCCCCATCCACCTCTCCGGTGTGGCGGGGATCCCGGCGGCAGGGGTGTCCTTCGCCTCGATGCCGGTGCACGGCAAAATCAAGACCGGCCCCATAGACGTCGGTCATTTCTGGCCCTATTACAGCCGTTTTGTCCCGTTTAGAAGCCTCTCCGGGCAACTGGAACTGGAGGCGAGCCTCAAGGGACATCTGAACGCATTCAAGGGGAAGACCGAGTTCCACTTCACCAGGATGAACCTGGACTATCCCAAGGTGTTCCACGCGAGGCTCACGCCTAAGTCCTTCAAGGGCTCCTGCTCCCTCGAGCTTACCAACCGCGACCTCGAGATCGATCACGTCAAGGTCGACCTGGACGGCTTCAAGGTGAACGGCAAGGTGAAGCTGTCCGATCTGCACTCCGGCGACCTGCGCATCACCGCCAGCGCCGGCAGCAACAGCTTCAACCTGCGCGACTACCGCCAGTACATCCCCTACGGCATCATCGTCGACGGCACCGCGCAGTTCATCGAGCAGAAGATCACCGGCGGCGTCTACCGCCTCGACCAGGGGCGCCTGGACGGGAGGGTAAGCCAGATCCTGCACATGGAGCGGGGGCAGAACTACAACGTGCTCTACATCAAGGCCAACGTCGAGGATGGTGTGGTCAACTACGGCTCCGGCATCCCCGTGTTCACCGGCGTGAAGGGGCAGCTCGAGCTCTCCGGCAAGGACTTCATCCTCAAGGGGATGACCGGCAGGTTCGGCTCCTCCCCGCTCTCCCTTGAGGGGCGCATCACCGATTACCCTCTGGACCACCCCTCGCAGTACCCGTTCACCGCCAAGGTACAGCCCAGGCAGCCCGAGGTGGTCTGGCTGCTGGGAAAAGGGATCGGCTCGTTCACCACCAACTCCATCCTCAACCTCAAGGGTGAGGGGGGGACCGCTCTCTACCGGCTCTCCGGCGACAGCGACCTCGCCACCGCAGCCTACAGCTTCAAGGATCTGGTGGCAAAGCCCGCCGGGCGCACCAACAGCGTCTCCTTCAGCATGGATTTCGACAAGGAGCAGTTCCGGATCACCTCGCTGCACTACCAGCTCCCTCCCGCGTCTCTTTCCGCCACCGCGGTGAGCCGGTACGACGGACCGGTCACCTTCGATATCAGGACCAACCAGTTTCAGAGCACGGAGGTCGGGCAGTTGGTCCCCATGGTGAAGAAGTACCACCCCACCGGACTGGTCCAGCTCCTGTTGCATGCCGCCGGCCCCGACATGGACCGACTCACCTGGAGCGGCAACGTCGGCCTCTCCGGGGTGACCCTGAACCCGGGGGATAAGATCAAGCCGTTGACCGGGGTGAACGGCACGGTCAAGGTGAACGGTGAGACCTTCGAGACCTCGCAGCTCCAGGTCCGACTCGGCAGCACCAGCATCAGCGGCCGGGGCGTTCTCACCGGCCTGCAGAATCCCAGCTGGCAGATGACCTTCAGCTCCCCCTCAGTCGATCCCGCCGACATAGGCTTTGCCACCGGCGGCGCGGCGGTGCGAGTGGAGCGCGTGACGGGGAACCTCACCTACCAGAAAGACAACCTGCAGATCGCCTCGCTCTCAGGTTCCCTGGGCAAGACCTCGCTCCAGGTGAAGGGGAGCGTCAAGGACCTGCAGCACCCGCTGGCGGAGCTGGTGGTGAGCGCGCCCTACCTGAACCCCGACGACCTGATGCCCCTGTTCGGCGGGCCCGGCGGAGACGGTCACCTCACCGTGCGGGCTCACGTGACCGCGACCGAGGGGAAACTCAAGGACTTCCCCTTCCAGCACCTGAAAACCAGCGTCTTCTATGAAAACCGAGTGCTGCAGCTGCTCCCCTTCGAGTTCAGCTCCTTTGAAGGTGAGGTCACCGGGAGGCTCTACAGCGACCTCGTAGCGCCCGCGCGACACACGCTGTCATGCAGCGTGCAGAAGGTATCGGCCGCGGCACTCCTGCACTCACTGGGGGTCAAGAAACAGGAGGTGACCGGGGCCATGTCGCTGCAAGGCGATCTGAGTGTGCGGGGGGAGAGCGCGGCGGATTTCAGGCGCAGCCTCCAGGGGAACGTGAAGCTCAGGATCGAGCGCGGCAGCATCCGGAAGTTCTCCACGCTCTCCAAGATCTTTTCCATCCTAAACGTGTCCCAGCTCTTCAAGGGCCAGCTCCCCGACATGGTTTCGGGCGGCATGCCCTTCAACAAGATCACCGGGGACATCGCCTTCAGCAACGGGGTCGCCATGACCCAGAACCTGTTTGTGGACAGTAACGCCATGAACATCTCGGCGGTGGGCAAGGTGGACCTGGTCAAGAACGAGCTCGACCTGAACGTGGGGGTGCAGCCGCTGCAGACGGTGGATAAGGTAGTGAGCAAGATACCCATCTTCGGGTGGATCCTGACCGGAAAGGACAAGTCGCTGATTACCACCTACTTCGAGGCGAAGGGGCGCATCGAGGATCCGCAGGTGACCGCGGTGCCCGTCAAGTCGCTGGCCAAGGGGGTTTTCAACATCTTCAAGCGGGTCTTCGAACTGCCCGCGCGCCTGATCACCGACACGGGCGAAGTTATTGGCCGTTAG
- a CDS encoding B12-binding domain-containing radical SAM protein, with product MKILLAYKCHPQGAKDPFTSLLPVGLLSLSAVLREAGHRVILANLSRTSWSEVRHLLQRLSPELVGVSQFTHNRSESVRLAALAKEVDPACCVVFGGPHATHSWREQLERHREVDAIVLGEGEQTLLELVQARSEGRPLSQVAGVACREGNDVALGPARAAVAELDRLPLPGADPGETIGVDLRRQLEFVITSRGCPASCLFCSSPLFWGRGVRFRSPASVVQELRLLKERFGLIYFSFRDDTFTANRARVLEICRLIEEQRLHILWNCQSRVNAVDQEMLVAMKRAGCECIQFGVESGSPEMLKALGKKILPADVERAAAAARKAGINLSVYLITGIPGETDEDLQQTVRLIDRIRPQDGQVSPLVYYPGTELLHGAVRRREVPAQLFEEKEGEGFLVRRDPFVECSRQSMMKALQKAGKKARFTRADFAAQRELVGYSFVTELLQAEALEQDGDWEGAVRICRAMTRQEPDNPWGWLQLAGLQERADDLAGAARSYRQLAQLVPNHLPAYVALGELTLAQGDRAAAARHYQRALELDPADEAALEGAAQAGVGRGK from the coding sequence ATGAAGATTCTACTGGCGTACAAGTGTCATCCCCAAGGGGCGAAGGACCCGTTCACCTCGCTCTTGCCGGTCGGCCTGCTTTCCCTGAGCGCGGTGCTCAGGGAGGCCGGGCACCGGGTCATCCTGGCCAACCTTTCCCGCACTTCCTGGAGCGAGGTGCGCCACCTGCTGCAGCGGCTCTCCCCGGAGTTGGTCGGCGTCTCCCAGTTCACCCATAACCGCTCGGAATCCGTCCGGTTGGCCGCGCTCGCCAAGGAAGTCGATCCCGCCTGCTGCGTCGTCTTCGGCGGACCGCACGCCACCCATTCCTGGCGTGAGCAACTGGAACGGCACCGGGAGGTGGACGCCATCGTGCTGGGGGAAGGGGAGCAGACCCTGCTGGAACTGGTGCAGGCACGTAGCGAAGGGCGGCCGTTGTCCCAGGTCGCGGGCGTTGCCTGCCGGGAGGGAAACGATGTGGCCCTGGGGCCTGCGCGTGCTGCGGTAGCCGAGCTGGACCGGCTCCCCCTGCCGGGCGCGGACCCGGGCGAGACCATCGGGGTCGACCTGCGGCGCCAGCTCGAATTCGTGATCACCTCGCGGGGGTGCCCGGCCAGCTGCCTCTTCTGTTCGTCTCCCCTGTTCTGGGGGCGCGGCGTCCGTTTCCGTTCCCCCGCCTCCGTGGTTCAGGAGCTGCGGCTGTTGAAGGAGCGCTTCGGGCTGATCTATTTCTCCTTTCGGGACGACACCTTTACCGCCAACCGCGCCCGCGTCCTGGAGATCTGCCGCCTGATCGAAGAGCAGCGGCTGCACATCCTCTGGAACTGCCAGTCCCGCGTCAACGCCGTGGACCAGGAGATGCTGGTGGCCATGAAGCGCGCCGGATGCGAGTGCATCCAGTTCGGCGTGGAGTCTGGCTCGCCGGAGATGCTCAAGGCGCTGGGGAAGAAGATACTGCCGGCCGACGTGGAGCGTGCCGCGGCCGCCGCGCGCAAGGCGGGGATCAACCTCTCCGTCTATCTGATCACCGGGATTCCCGGGGAAACCGACGAGGACCTGCAGCAGACCGTGCGCCTGATCGATAGGATCAGGCCCCAGGACGGGCAAGTATCACCCCTGGTGTACTACCCGGGAACGGAACTGCTGCACGGCGCGGTGCGGCGGCGCGAGGTTCCGGCCCAGCTCTTCGAGGAAAAAGAAGGGGAGGGGTTTCTGGTGCGCCGCGACCCGTTCGTGGAATGCTCGCGCCAGTCCATGATGAAAGCGCTGCAAAAGGCCGGCAAGAAGGCGCGGTTCACTCGTGCCGACTTCGCGGCGCAGCGGGAGCTGGTGGGGTACAGCTTCGTGACCGAGCTGCTGCAGGCGGAAGCGCTGGAGCAGGACGGGGATTGGGAGGGCGCGGTAAGGATCTGCCGCGCCATGACACGGCAGGAACCGGACAACCCCTGGGGATGGCTGCAGTTGGCGGGGCTGCAGGAACGTGCCGACGACCTGGCTGGCGCCGCGCGATCCTACCGGCAGTTGGCGCAGCTCGTTCCCAACCACCTGCCCGCGTATGTGGCGTTGGGGGAGTTGACCCTGGCGCAGGGGGATCGTGCCGCGGCGGCGCGCCATTACCAGAGGGCGCTGGAACTGGACCCCGCTGACGAGGCCGCCCTGGAGGGTGCCGCCCAGGCGGGAGTCGGTCGAGGCAAATAA
- a CDS encoding C40 family peptidase, with the protein MIKSLKLFTLCIVMLSVPSLAFAAKTHRVKKHETLYSLAKKYNVTVEELKAANNLVGNSVKPRVLLVIPPRSVSEGKSASAAADTKVYKVKKSESLSRIAKKTGVSVAELKRLNGLTSSRVKAGKVLVLKEREPADEPKVKVTKKLQLRHPDLFNEKDYEQSIQELASLEPERQVDLSKNTELKADSIKELKKSAYGFLGTRYRFGGSSRSGIDCSSFVQHVFKELEVSLPRTAREQFEVGNAVAPGDLQRGDLIFFATYASYPSHVGIYLGNNKMIHASSRDRRVVISSLNTSYYRSRFLGAKRIAKVNPDVFKLDDLILGVEEDNSENSMEEDGLTSN; encoded by the coding sequence ATGATAAAAAGCCTGAAGCTCTTTACCCTGTGCATCGTCATGCTCTCCGTACCTTCGCTCGCCTTCGCCGCAAAGACCCATCGCGTAAAAAAGCACGAAACCTTATACTCGCTCGCCAAAAAATATAACGTCACCGTCGAAGAGCTGAAGGCTGCCAACAACCTGGTCGGCAACAGCGTCAAACCGCGCGTGCTCCTGGTCATCCCGCCCCGCTCCGTATCCGAGGGGAAGAGCGCATCGGCCGCCGCCGACACGAAGGTGTACAAGGTTAAAAAGAGCGAGAGCCTGTCCCGTATCGCCAAGAAGACCGGTGTTTCGGTCGCCGAGCTGAAGAGGCTGAACGGCCTCACCAGCAGCAGGGTCAAGGCGGGAAAGGTGCTGGTACTCAAGGAACGCGAGCCTGCGGACGAGCCGAAGGTCAAGGTTACCAAGAAGCTGCAGTTGCGTCACCCCGATTTGTTCAATGAGAAGGACTACGAACAGAGTATTCAGGAACTCGCCTCGCTCGAGCCCGAACGTCAGGTCGATCTTTCCAAGAACACCGAACTCAAGGCCGACAGCATCAAGGAACTGAAGAAATCCGCCTACGGTTTCCTCGGGACCCGCTACCGCTTCGGCGGGAGCTCGCGCTCGGGCATCGACTGCTCCAGCTTCGTGCAGCACGTCTTCAAGGAACTGGAAGTCTCGCTGCCGCGCACCGCGCGCGAACAGTTCGAGGTCGGCAACGCCGTTGCGCCGGGGGACCTGCAGAGGGGCGATCTCATCTTCTTCGCAACCTACGCGTCTTACCCTTCCCACGTCGGCATATACCTGGGCAACAACAAGATGATCCACGCCTCCTCGCGTGACCGCAGGGTGGTGATCTCCTCCCTGAACACCTCCTACTACCGCTCGCGTTTTCTGGGTGCCAAGCGGATCGCCAAGGTCAACCCCGACGTCTTCAAACTCGACGACCTGATCCTCGGCGTCGAGGAGGACAACTCCGAAAACTCGATGGAAGAGGATGGCCTGACCAGCAACTAG
- the cdaA gene encoding diadenylate cyclase CdaA, with product MFPQIRPQDIADILIMTFLLYQLYSWFKNSKALQVVLGLLFLGVIYFVTKSLGLFMTSWILQELGTVLLVLLIVVFQAEIRQALYRLSLLRNLFEHQESVVRLDLLEFSATVFSLASQRIGALVVFQREELLDDLILHGVPMDSLVSGSLVTSIFMPGSPLHDGAVLVKDGRVALASCHLPLSVSAEVPQHLGTRHRAALGLSERSDAVIVVVSEERGEVSLSLQGELAVMTSQAQLHERLTSLLQPLSREEQRVGVFKRLFSNFWPKVAIFCVVMVSWLLITYRQGEILTVTAPVTFHNLPDNLTLTRSYPDEVDLQLKSFSNLVASPKNLDIVVDLDLSKAKEGNNNIQISKDLIRLPPGVVVVNLDRSLVRVTVEKKQPRPSARKR from the coding sequence TTGTTCCCGCAAATCAGGCCGCAGGATATCGCCGATATCCTGATCATGACCTTCCTGCTCTACCAGCTCTACAGCTGGTTCAAGAACTCCAAGGCGCTCCAGGTAGTGCTGGGGCTGCTGTTCCTCGGGGTGATCTACTTCGTCACCAAGAGCTTGGGGCTCTTCATGACGAGCTGGATTTTGCAGGAGCTGGGGACCGTGCTCCTGGTCCTCTTGATCGTCGTGTTCCAGGCCGAGATCCGGCAGGCCCTGTACCGCCTGAGCCTTTTGCGCAACCTGTTCGAACACCAGGAGAGCGTGGTGCGGCTCGACCTGCTGGAGTTCTCCGCCACCGTCTTCTCGCTCGCCTCCCAGCGCATCGGCGCCCTGGTGGTCTTTCAGCGCGAGGAGCTCCTGGATGACCTGATTCTGCACGGTGTTCCCATGGACTCCCTGGTGAGCGGTTCCCTGGTCACCAGCATCTTCATGCCAGGTTCACCGCTGCACGACGGGGCGGTGCTGGTCAAGGACGGCCGGGTCGCCCTCGCGTCCTGTCATCTGCCGCTGTCGGTCAGCGCCGAGGTGCCGCAACACCTGGGAACCCGTCACCGCGCCGCCCTCGGCCTCTCCGAGCGCTCCGACGCGGTCATCGTGGTGGTCTCCGAGGAGCGGGGCGAGGTCTCCCTGTCGCTGCAGGGGGAGCTGGCGGTGATGACGTCCCAGGCCCAGCTGCACGAGCGGCTCACTTCCCTGTTGCAGCCGCTGTCCCGCGAGGAACAGCGCGTCGGCGTCTTCAAGCGGCTCTTCTCCAATTTCTGGCCCAAGGTCGCCATCTTCTGCGTGGTTATGGTGAGCTGGCTCCTGATCACCTACCGCCAGGGGGAGATCCTCACCGTGACCGCCCCGGTCACCTTCCACAACCTCCCGGACAACCTCACCCTGACCCGCAGCTATCCTGACGAGGTGGACCTGCAGCTCAAGTCCTTTTCCAACCTGGTCGCCTCGCCCAAGAACCTCGACATCGTGGTGGACCTGGACCTGTCCAAGGCAAAGGAAGGGAATAACAACATCCAGATCAGCAAGGACCTGATCCGCCTCCCCCCCGGCGTAGTGGTGGTGAACCTGGACCGCTCTTTGGTACGGGTGACCGTCGAAAAGAAACAACCGAGGCCGTCGGCGCGTAAGCGATAA